One genomic region from Leptolyngbyaceae cyanobacterium JSC-12 encodes:
- a CDS encoding Fe2+/Zn2+ uptake regulation protein (IMG reference gene:2510095067~PFAM: Ferric uptake regulator family): MKARRTRNQERILEVLKTLGHSISAQDLYVELRNRSLSMGLATVYRSLESLKLEGIVQSRTTAGGEALYSLVQEDRHHLTCLQCGNSIAIDQCPVHDLEVQLNQSYQFKIYYHMLEFFGLCTQCQQTNPAHDSSQ; the protein is encoded by the coding sequence ATGAAAGCCCGCCGCACTCGCAATCAGGAGCGTATTCTCGAAGTTCTCAAGACCCTCGGTCACTCCATCTCGGCACAGGATTTATATGTAGAACTGCGAAATCGAAGTTTGTCAATGGGACTGGCAACGGTTTACCGCTCACTGGAATCGCTCAAACTAGAGGGTATTGTTCAATCACGCACTACGGCTGGAGGCGAAGCCCTTTATAGTCTAGTTCAGGAAGATCGACATCACCTTACCTGTTTGCAGTGTGGCAACTCAATCGCGATTGATCAGTGTCCCGTGCATGACCTGGAAGTGCAGCTCAACCAGTCTTATCAGTTCAAAATCTATTACCACATGCTGGAGTTTTTCGGGTTGTGTACTCAATGTCAGCAAACCAACCCTGCGCATGATTCCAGTCAGTAA
- a CDS encoding sugar fermentation stimulation protein (IMG reference gene:2510095062~PFAM: Sugar fermentation stimulation protein~TIGRFAM: sugar fermentation stimulation protein), with translation MTDFIYTYPVLYPGKLLKRYKRFFADVELDTGEIITAHCPNTGPMTGISTIGSPVYVSKSTDPKRKLAYTWELIEVYDNAPTWVGTNTGLPNKVTNLALANKLFPELGSYSDIRYEVPYGQDKKSRIDFLLTGSDKPIYIEVKSTTWACKDLAMFPDTITTRGQKHLRELIALLPDAVPVMLYFINRGDCPYFAPGDSADPAYGRLFRAAVQAGVKVLPCRFEVTPRGIRYLGLAELKI, from the coding sequence ATGACTGATTTCATCTACACCTACCCCGTTCTCTACCCAGGGAAACTGCTCAAACGCTACAAACGCTTTTTCGCTGACGTTGAACTGGATACGGGCGAAATTATCACGGCTCACTGTCCCAACACGGGACCAATGACCGGCATTTCTACCATCGGCAGCCCAGTATATGTTTCAAAAAGTACCGATCCTAAACGTAAACTTGCCTATACCTGGGAACTGATTGAAGTGTATGACAATGCACCAACCTGGGTTGGCACTAATACAGGATTGCCTAACAAAGTCACAAATTTGGCATTAGCCAATAAACTTTTTCCAGAATTAGGTAGCTACAGCGACATTCGCTACGAAGTGCCCTACGGGCAAGACAAGAAAAGCCGAATTGATTTTTTACTTACAGGCTCTGATAAACCGATTTACATCGAGGTAAAAAGTACAACCTGGGCATGCAAGGATTTAGCGATGTTTCCAGACACTATTACTACTCGTGGTCAAAAACATTTACGTGAACTAATCGCGCTTTTGCCGGATGCTGTTCCTGTGATGCTTTACTTCATTAATCGCGGGGATTGTCCCTACTTTGCTCCCGGAGATAGCGCTGATCCGGCGTACGGTAGATTATTTCGGGCGGCAGTTCAAGCAGGGGTAAAAGTCCTACCCTGCCGATTTGAAGTCACCCCAAGGGGAATTCGTTATCTGGGATTGGCAGAACTCAAGATTTGA
- a CDS encoding putative ATPase of the ABC class (IMG reference gene:2510095064~PFAM: Predicted ATPase of the ABC class): MTTQSALRQFLNRIDGQSYKAYKDLERQYTFPDFTLLIDRVQGDPFASPSQCRVRMPQAKAKLPKFLYDSPSRGVALRDFLTRQCDRVAHSLRQKRGSGSSGLIAITQPRQSILERTSAFVKDEWVEVRLVVGLPAFGRRVAGRQAAEMLCDDLPELINHSLRYSSLDADAVLRHVETAEDADWLRSQLAEQGLVAFIADGAMLPRRSGVDDRPLPNGIPFKAPDALRVEFACPNCGKVTGMGIPAGITLIVGGGYHGKSTLLHAIERGVYNHIPGDGREFVITHPTAVKIRAEDGRSVANVDISPFINHLPLGRSTTQFSTENASGSTSQAATIMEALEAGTKLLLVDEDTSATNFMIRDRRMQALISKDKEPITPFIDKVRQLFTEHGVSTILVMGGSGDYFDVADTVIAMQDFQPHDVTHQAKAIAQQYTTHRAAEGGEQFGAFTPRRLPALRTSEVVKWKAHDLDTIVIGREEINLSAVEQLVDPAQLRAIAATLVYLQAHYLNGTHTVTEVLDYVLSDIQANGFDPLAFCPPGDFAHFRRFELAAALNRWRNLSHQG; encoded by the coding sequence ATGACGACTCAGAGTGCTTTACGCCAGTTTCTCAATCGAATCGATGGGCAGAGCTACAAAGCTTACAAAGATCTGGAACGGCAATATACTTTTCCAGATTTCACGCTGCTGATTGATCGAGTGCAGGGTGATCCATTTGCCTCTCCCAGCCAGTGTCGGGTGCGAATGCCGCAGGCAAAAGCGAAATTACCAAAATTCTTGTATGACAGTCCCAGTCGAGGAGTGGCGTTGCGCGACTTTTTAACCCGCCAGTGCGATCGCGTGGCGCATTCTTTACGGCAAAAACGAGGGAGTGGCAGCAGCGGATTAATTGCCATTACTCAACCACGACAATCGATTCTGGAACGCACCTCTGCCTTTGTGAAGGATGAGTGGGTAGAAGTGCGATTAGTAGTAGGGCTGCCTGCCTTTGGGCGGCGGGTGGCGGGACGGCAAGCGGCAGAAATGCTGTGCGATGATTTGCCGGAGTTGATTAATCACTCTTTGCGCTACTCCTCGTTGGATGCGGATGCGGTGTTACGCCACGTTGAAACAGCAGAAGATGCTGACTGGCTGCGATCGCAATTGGCAGAGCAGGGACTGGTTGCCTTCATTGCCGATGGTGCCATGCTGCCGCGTCGCAGTGGGGTAGACGATCGCCCATTACCTAATGGCATTCCGTTCAAGGCTCCAGATGCGTTACGAGTCGAATTTGCTTGTCCCAATTGTGGCAAGGTCACAGGCATGGGGATTCCAGCAGGAATTACGCTGATTGTGGGTGGTGGCTATCACGGAAAATCCACGCTGCTACATGCGATCGAGCGGGGTGTGTATAATCACATTCCTGGCGATGGGCGTGAGTTTGTGATCACCCATCCCACAGCGGTAAAAATCCGGGCAGAAGATGGGCGTAGTGTTGCCAATGTGGATATTTCTCCGTTCATCAATCACCTGCCATTGGGACGTTCCACCACCCAATTCTCGACTGAGAATGCCAGCGGTAGCACCTCTCAGGCGGCAACGATTATGGAAGCCCTAGAGGCTGGAACCAAACTGCTACTGGTGGATGAAGATACGTCAGCAACCAATTTCATGATCCGCGATCGCCGGATGCAAGCCCTGATTAGCAAAGACAAAGAGCCGATCACGCCATTTATCGACAAGGTGCGCCAACTCTTCACCGAGCATGGGGTTTCCACGATTTTGGTGATGGGCGGCAGCGGTGACTATTTTGACGTGGCAGATACCGTAATCGCCATGCAAGACTTTCAACCGCACGATGTTACCCATCAGGCAAAAGCGATCGCCCAGCAATACACCACGCACCGCGCTGCCGAAGGGGGAGAGCAATTTGGAGCTTTCACCCCTCGACGTTTACCTGCCTTGCGAACCTCTGAGGTTGTCAAGTGGAAAGCTCATGACTTGGATACGATTGTGATTGGTCGGGAAGAAATCAATTTATCAGCCGTGGAACAACTGGTCGATCCGGCACAACTCCGGGCGATCGCAGCAACTCTGGTTTATCTGCAAGCCCATTACCTCAATGGCACCCACACAGTTACAGAAGTGCTTGATTACGTCCTTTCAGACATTCAAGCAAATGGCTTTGATCCGCTCGCCTTTTGCCCCCCTGGTGACTTTGCTCACTTCCGCCGCTTTGAACTTGCTGCCGCTCTCAACCGCTGGCGCAACCTCAGTCATCAAGGATGA
- a CDS encoding pyruvate dehydrogenase E1 component, alpha subunit (IMG reference gene:2510095058~PFAM: Dehydrogenase E1 component~TIGRFAM: pyruvate dehydrogenase E1 component, alpha subunit) has translation MVQERTVPVFQAVTANISREEGLLLYEDMVLGRLFEDKCAEMYYRGKMFGFVHLYNGQEAVSSGVIKAMRPGEDYVCSTYRDHVHALSAGVPARNVMAELFGKETGCSKGRGGSMHLFSAEHRLLGGFAFIGEGIPVATGAAFQSKYRREVLGDPNADLVTACFFGDGTTNNGQFFECLNMAALWKLPILFVVENNKWAIGMAHERATSQPEIYKKASVFGMPGIEVDGMDVMAVYSVAQEAIARARAGEGPTLIECLTYRFRGHSLADPDELRSKAEKEHWFSRDPIKKFAAYLIEQNLATQEELQEIDKKVQAVVDDAIQFALESPEPDANELYKYVFAED, from the coding sequence ATGGTTCAAGAGAGAACAGTCCCAGTGTTTCAAGCGGTTACCGCCAATATTTCCAGAGAAGAAGGATTGTTACTCTATGAGGACATGGTACTCGGGCGGCTTTTTGAAGACAAATGCGCTGAAATGTACTACCGCGGGAAGATGTTCGGCTTCGTCCATCTGTACAACGGGCAAGAAGCCGTATCTTCTGGAGTTATTAAGGCCATGCGTCCTGGAGAAGATTACGTTTGTAGTACCTACCGAGATCACGTTCATGCCCTCAGTGCTGGGGTTCCTGCCCGTAATGTTATGGCAGAACTGTTTGGCAAAGAAACAGGCTGCAGTAAAGGGAGGGGCGGTTCGATGCACCTCTTCTCAGCAGAACACCGTCTACTGGGTGGGTTTGCTTTTATCGGGGAAGGAATTCCAGTAGCGACGGGGGCTGCCTTCCAAAGTAAGTATCGTCGGGAAGTACTGGGAGATCCCAATGCAGATCTCGTCACGGCATGCTTTTTTGGGGATGGAACCACAAACAACGGGCAATTCTTTGAGTGCCTGAATATGGCAGCTTTGTGGAAACTGCCAATTCTTTTTGTAGTAGAAAATAATAAATGGGCGATTGGAATGGCTCATGAGCGTGCGACCTCACAGCCAGAGATTTACAAGAAGGCAAGCGTGTTTGGGATGCCTGGGATTGAGGTTGATGGCATGGATGTGATGGCTGTTTATTCAGTTGCGCAGGAAGCGATCGCCCGTGCACGGGCGGGTGAAGGTCCCACGTTGATTGAATGTCTCACCTACCGCTTCCGCGGACATTCTCTGGCCGATCCCGATGAACTGCGCTCTAAAGCTGAGAAAGAGCATTGGTTCTCGCGTGATCCTATTAAGAAATTTGCAGCGTATCTGATTGAGCAAAATCTTGCTACTCAAGAAGAACTCCAAGAAATCGATAAGAAAGTTCAAGCAGTGGTTGATGATGCCATTCAGTTTGCTCTGGAAAGTCCAGAACCCGATGCAAATGAGCTTTACAAGTACGTATTTGCAGAAGACTAA
- a CDS encoding hypothetical protein (IMG reference gene:2510095069): MELENKLKEVNTRALEQAIAKVITDATGWDYSCTIRAIQYVNTGTAELSLTVETTDWLMPKND, encoded by the coding sequence ATGGAACTCGAAAATAAACTCAAAGAAGTGAATACACGAGCCTTAGAGCAGGCGATCGCCAAAGTTATTACTGATGCAACTGGATGGGATTACTCCTGCACGATTCGCGCCATCCAATATGTAAACACTGGAACTGCCGAACTCAGCCTAACAGTGGAAACCACCGATTGGCTGATGCCGAAAAATGATTAA
- a CDS encoding TIGR00300 family protein (IMG reference gene:2510095061~PFAM: LOR/SDH bifunctional enzyme conserved region; Amidinotransferase~TIGRFAM: TIGR00300 family protein): MTSSIRFLMCAPDHYDVDYVINPWMEGNVHKSSRDRAVEQWQGLFHILKDRAVVDLVKPQKGVPDMVFTANAGLVLGNNVVLSRFFHKERQGEEPFFKEWFESQGFTVYELPKDLPFEGAGDALLDREGRWLWAGYGFRSELDSHPHLAKWLDIEVLSLRLMDERFYHLDTCFCPLTDGYLLYYPPAFDSYSNRLIELRVPAEKRIIVSEKDAVNFACNAVNVDRVVIMNKATDELKRRLTNLGFEVIETPLTEFLKAGGAAKCLTLRVTEPIIPDHRAIAAVESRVVRMDGHLLDAGLINQALDLIVEGGGSFQVLNFQLGEQRQSTSSADVKVTAPSHEVMETIISQLIDLGAVPPPQEICDIIWEPAPQDGVAPDDFYVTTIYPTEVRVNCEWVKVQKQRMDGAIVISDTPDGSVAQCKLLRDLKQGDRVVVGVEGIRTVRKTESREQRNTQEFSFMGSGVSSERRVELVVEQIAWEMRQIRDQGGKVVVTAGPVVIHTGGGEHLSRLIREGYVQALLGGNAIAVHDMEQAIMGTSLGVDMKRGVSVRGGHRHHLKVINTIRRCGSIANAVEQGVLTSGVFYECVKNNIPFALAGSIRDDGPLPDTQMDLIKAQEEYARLIEGADLILMLSSMLHSIGVGNMTPAGVKMVCVDINPAVVTKLSDRGSVESVGVVTDVGLFLSLLTQQLERLTSPYKLPQLV; encoded by the coding sequence ATGACTTCTTCAATCCGCTTCCTGATGTGTGCTCCTGACCACTATGACGTGGACTATGTAATTAATCCCTGGATGGAGGGAAATGTTCATAAGTCATCGCGCGATCGCGCTGTTGAGCAGTGGCAAGGGCTATTCCATATTCTCAAAGACCGCGCCGTTGTAGATCTGGTGAAACCTCAAAAGGGTGTGCCGGATATGGTGTTTACTGCTAATGCGGGGCTGGTATTGGGCAATAACGTCGTTCTCAGCCGTTTCTTTCATAAAGAGCGTCAGGGAGAGGAACCCTTCTTCAAAGAGTGGTTTGAATCGCAAGGCTTCACAGTGTACGAACTGCCGAAAGACTTGCCATTTGAAGGGGCTGGCGATGCCCTGCTAGATCGGGAAGGACGCTGGCTCTGGGCAGGCTACGGCTTCCGTTCAGAACTTGATTCTCACCCGCATCTTGCCAAGTGGCTGGATATTGAAGTCCTGTCGCTGCGGTTGATGGATGAGCGCTTCTACCATCTGGATACCTGCTTTTGCCCCCTGACGGATGGCTATTTGCTGTATTACCCACCCGCCTTCGATTCTTACTCCAACCGGTTGATTGAGTTACGGGTTCCGGCAGAAAAGCGAATTATAGTGAGCGAAAAGGATGCTGTGAATTTTGCCTGCAATGCCGTAAACGTTGATCGCGTCGTGATTATGAACAAAGCGACGGATGAGCTAAAAAGGCGGTTGACAAACTTGGGTTTTGAAGTGATTGAAACACCCCTGACCGAGTTTTTGAAAGCAGGTGGTGCGGCGAAATGCTTAACCTTGCGGGTAACAGAACCGATTATTCCTGATCATCGGGCGATCGCGGCGGTGGAAAGTCGAGTGGTACGGATGGATGGGCACCTGCTGGATGCTGGATTAATTAACCAGGCGTTAGATCTGATTGTGGAAGGGGGCGGCAGTTTCCAGGTGTTGAACTTCCAGTTGGGTGAGCAACGCCAGAGCACCTCATCTGCTGATGTCAAGGTGACGGCTCCCTCTCATGAAGTGATGGAAACGATTATTTCGCAATTGATTGATTTGGGAGCTGTTCCCCCACCCCAGGAAATCTGCGACATTATTTGGGAACCCGCGCCGCAGGATGGAGTTGCTCCAGATGACTTCTACGTCACCACGATTTATCCCACGGAAGTGCGGGTGAATTGCGAATGGGTGAAGGTGCAGAAACAGCGGATGGATGGCGCAATCGTCATCAGTGACACACCAGACGGATCTGTAGCGCAGTGTAAGTTGTTGCGAGACTTGAAGCAGGGCGATCGCGTCGTGGTAGGTGTGGAAGGTATTCGCACAGTGCGCAAGACAGAATCTCGTGAGCAGCGCAACACCCAGGAATTCAGCTTTATGGGGTCGGGGGTTTCCAGCGAACGCCGGGTGGAACTGGTTGTAGAACAGATTGCCTGGGAAATGCGCCAGATCCGTGACCAGGGCGGCAAGGTGGTAGTAACGGCTGGTCCTGTGGTAATTCATACAGGGGGTGGCGAGCATCTGTCACGCTTGATCCGGGAAGGATACGTACAAGCATTGCTGGGCGGTAACGCGATCGCCGTTCATGATATGGAGCAAGCAATTATGGGCACATCGCTGGGCGTGGACATGAAGCGGGGTGTTTCAGTACGGGGTGGGCATCGCCATCACCTGAAAGTGATTAATACCATCCGCCGCTGTGGCAGCATCGCCAACGCCGTAGAGCAAGGTGTATTAACCAGTGGGGTCTTTTACGAGTGCGTCAAGAACAATATCCCGTTTGCGCTAGCAGGTTCCATTCGCGATGATGGTCCCCTACCGGATACGCAAATGGACCTGATCAAAGCCCAAGAAGAATATGCCCGTTTAATTGAAGGCGCAGACCTAATCTTGATGTTATCTTCCATGCTGCACTCAATTGGGGTGGGCAACATGACTCCCGCAGGGGTGAAGATGGTTTGCGTAGATATCAACCCAGCAGTAGTGACCAAGCTCAGCGATCGCGGCTCAGTAGAATCGGTGGGTGTAGTGACCGATGTGGGCTTGTTCCTCAGCCTACTCACCCAACAGCTTGAACGGTTGACCAGTCCATACAAACTGCCTCAACTGGTTTAA
- a CDS encoding phosphoribosylformylglycinamidine synthase, purS protein (IMG reference gene:2510095066~PFAM: Phosphoribosylformylglycinamidine (FGAM) synthase~TIGRFAM: phosphoribosylformylglycinamidine synthase, purS protein) has protein sequence MAQQYFAQVYVTLRPSVLDPQGTAVQSGLKHMGYNNVEQIRIGKYIEVTLTAENSEDAKRQLDAICDQLLANPVIENYRFDLKELSTPMNIGS, from the coding sequence GTGGCTCAACAGTATTTTGCTCAAGTTTATGTTACTCTCCGTCCATCCGTTCTAGATCCTCAAGGAACGGCGGTGCAATCAGGACTGAAACACATGGGCTACAACAATGTGGAACAGATTCGCATTGGTAAATATATCGAGGTGACGCTGACCGCAGAAAACTCTGAGGATGCTAAACGTCAGTTAGATGCTATTTGTGACCAATTGCTAGCGAACCCAGTTATTGAAAATTATCGGTTTGATCTTAAAGAATTGTCCACACCTATGAACATAGGTTCATAA
- a CDS encoding RRM domain-containing RNA-binding protein (IMG reference gene:2510095059~PFAM: RNA recognition motif. (a.k.a. RRM, RBD, or RNP domain)) has translation MSVRLYVGNLPEDLSRQELEAAFAEAGDSISTKIITDRKTNKCRGFGFVTVKTDEEADAFIEKFNGSIVKENPIKIEKALPRAKDKGGDEQPAAEATTNSGSGRRKGGNSKSSRRSNAASTPELESVQPDPRWAQELEKLKQLLAAQTTNS, from the coding sequence ATGTCCGTTCGTTTGTATGTAGGTAACTTGCCGGAAGATCTAAGCCGTCAAGAGTTGGAAGCCGCTTTTGCTGAAGCTGGTGATTCAATTTCAACCAAAATAATTACAGACCGCAAAACGAATAAATGTCGTGGCTTTGGTTTTGTCACCGTCAAAACTGATGAAGAAGCAGATGCTTTCATTGAAAAGTTCAATGGGTCTATTGTTAAAGAAAATCCAATAAAAATTGAGAAAGCGTTGCCTCGAGCTAAAGATAAGGGCGGGGATGAGCAACCAGCTGCTGAAGCAACAACGAACTCGGGTAGTGGTCGGCGGAAGGGAGGAAACAGCAAATCTTCTCGTCGCAGTAATGCAGCTAGTACTCCAGAGCTTGAAAGCGTACAACCTGATCCTCGCTGGGCACAAGAGTTGGAAAAGCTAAAGCAGTTACTTGCAGCTCAAACGACGAACTCATAA
- a CDS encoding hypothetical protein (IMG reference gene:2510095065~PFAM: S4 domain) has protein sequence MTKPDVIKDVIKLDQFLKLKGLVQTGGQAKLLIQAGEVEVNGTVETRRGRKLVKGDRVSTMGETITVDSNL, from the coding sequence ATGACTAAACCAGACGTGATTAAGGACGTGATTAAGTTAGATCAATTCTTGAAACTCAAGGGTCTTGTGCAGACAGGTGGTCAGGCAAAGCTGCTGATCCAGGCGGGAGAAGTTGAAGTTAATGGAACGGTAGAAACGCGCCGGGGACGCAAGTTGGTTAAGGGCGATCGCGTATCCACCATGGGCGAAACCATAACTGTTGACTCTAATTTATGA
- a CDS encoding putative Fe-S protein (IMG reference gene:2510095068~PFAM: MOSC N-terminal beta barrel domain; MOSC domain), producing MRSVIPSVSKLFIYPIKSLDRVSIEKIPVLRSGALKGDREFAVFDQSGHFVNGKRNEKVHALRSEFDLETNIVALWVQGTGQINKFHIERERGVLENWLARYFGFPVEIRQNLDTGFPDDTESPGPTIISTATLEMVASWYPGLDIEDVRLRFRANIEISGVPPFWEDRLFTAAGRAVNFWIGNVEFMGINPCQRCIVITRNPQTGATYPNFQKTFITQRQITLPEWAERSRFNHFYRLAINTQIPVTEAGKTISIGDKLRID from the coding sequence ATGAGGAGCGTGATTCCTTCCGTTTCAAAATTATTCATCTATCCAATTAAATCTTTGGATCGAGTCAGCATTGAGAAAATTCCCGTACTCAGAAGTGGAGCACTAAAAGGTGATCGTGAGTTCGCAGTTTTCGACCAATCCGGTCACTTCGTTAATGGGAAGCGTAACGAGAAAGTTCATGCTTTACGCTCTGAGTTTGATCTTGAAACTAACATAGTTGCGCTGTGGGTACAGGGAACTGGTCAAATAAACAAGTTCCATATCGAGAGAGAGCGGGGTGTTCTTGAAAATTGGTTGGCGCGTTATTTTGGTTTTCCTGTAGAGATCAGGCAAAACCTTGACACAGGCTTTCCCGATGATACAGAGTCTCCTGGTCCAACAATCATCAGCACAGCAACCCTAGAAATGGTCGCTTCATGGTATCCCGGACTTGACATTGAAGACGTTCGCTTACGCTTTCGCGCAAACATCGAAATTTCAGGTGTTCCTCCATTTTGGGAAGATCGATTGTTTACAGCAGCAGGGAGAGCAGTTAATTTCTGGATTGGGAATGTCGAATTTATGGGCATTAACCCTTGCCAGCGCTGCATCGTAATTACTCGCAACCCCCAAACTGGAGCAACCTATCCAAATTTTCAGAAAACATTTATTACACAACGGCAGATTACGTTACCCGAATGGGCAGAGCGATCGCGGTTTAATCACTTTTACCGCTTGGCGATCAACACCCAGATCCCCGTTACTGAAGCAGGGAAAACGATCAGTATTGGTGACAAGCTCAGGATTGACTAG
- a CDS encoding metalloendopeptidase-like membrane protein (IMG reference gene:2510095063~PFAM: Peptidase family M23): protein MIQSLKSHTCKSLVIAGYGLMGAIASISFATQFTNRQSADAVETYPAQMAVGTWQGSSFPVENFQAYTSPFGLRRSVDGGYSQEYHRGLDMAAPEGSYIRNWWTGKVVEVSDDSACGTSIVIQSGQWEHIYCHMKGRVEKDSRGRYVSDRSGGIQIWEGQIVQAGMRIGRVGMTGRTTGPHLHWGLKYGGQWVDPALVLKAMYAEQSGRGPLSVRP from the coding sequence ATGATTCAGTCGCTCAAATCACACACTTGCAAATCTCTGGTCATTGCTGGATACGGATTGATGGGTGCGATCGCCTCCATCAGTTTCGCCACCCAATTTACTAACCGTCAGTCTGCAGATGCCGTAGAAACTTATCCTGCTCAGATGGCAGTGGGCACCTGGCAAGGCTCCTCCTTTCCTGTGGAAAATTTTCAAGCCTATACCTCGCCCTTTGGCTTGCGCCGCTCAGTTGATGGTGGTTACTCGCAGGAATATCATCGGGGATTGGACATGGCAGCTCCTGAAGGTAGCTACATCCGCAACTGGTGGACAGGAAAAGTCGTGGAAGTTTCAGACGATAGTGCTTGCGGGACTTCGATTGTGATCCAATCGGGACAGTGGGAACATATCTATTGCCACATGAAGGGACGCGTTGAGAAAGACAGCCGGGGGCGCTATGTAAGCGATCGCAGCGGCGGCATTCAGATTTGGGAAGGACAAATTGTACAAGCTGGGATGCGTATTGGTCGAGTAGGCATGACCGGGCGCACTACCGGCCCCCATTTACACTGGGGACTGAAGTACGGTGGGCAGTGGGTTGATCCAGCCCTGGTGTTAAAAGCTATGTACGCTGAACAATCTGGACGTGGTCCGCTTTCAGTTCGCCCATAA